accccaCTCAGACACAACACATAAATATATCACACTACTCAGACATGTACATTCATAAACACCCCactcagatacacagacacatccctcagagacacacacacatacacatcactcatacacacacagataacacCAATCACATATgaccacacacaaacagatagcaataataacataaaaataaatgtatatatttaaaatattaaaaagtcatAAGTgattaaaagagaaagtgagcaagagagagaacaaaaacctATAACTTGGGAAAAATATCTGAATTGAGAAGTCAAGAAGAGTCAAATATTcattatacttttcttttctcttctttttattggatattttctttatttacaattaaaatattataccctttcctggtttaccccCTAgaaatcccttatcccctccccctacttctatcagggtgtttccccacccacccactcccaccccccctcACATTCCCATACATTGGGGTATCCAGCCTTCactagaccaagggcctcttctcccattgatatccaacaaggccatcctctgctacatatgaggctagagccatgggtctcttcatgtgttggttggtggtttagtccatgggagctatGTGGGgtgtggttggttgatactgttgctcttcttatggggttgcaaaccccataatctccttcagtcctttctctaactcctccattggggaccccatgctcagttcagtggttggctgtgagcatacacatctgtatttgttaggctttggcagagcctctctcaggagacagcaatatcaggcgcctgtcagcatgcacttcttggcatccacattagtgtctgtgtttggtaactgtatatgggatagatctccagttggggcagtctctgaatggccttttcttcagtctctgctccacactttgtctcttatttccttccatgagtattttgttgccCCTATGAGAAGGactccacactttgatcttcctgagtcttgaccttcatgtggtctatgaattatatcttgggtattccaagcttttgggctaatatccacttatcaatgagtgcataccatgtatgttcttttatgattgggttacctcactcagaataatattttctagttccaaccatttgcctaagaatgtcatgaaatcattatttttaatagatgagtaatattccattgtgtaaatgcatggcattttctgtactcattcctctgttgagcgaCATCtaggtactttccagcttctatatattataaataaggcttctatgaacataatggaacatgtgtccttcttatatgttggagcatcttctgggtgcaTTCCCAGTAGTGTTGCTGggtactcaggtagtactatatccaattttctgaggaactgccaaactgatttccagagtggttgtaccagcttgcaactaGGCATTCCCACCAggaatggaagaatgttcctctttctacacatcatGGTCCACATCTGCTCTCAcatgagtttttaattttagccattatgactgttatgaggtggaatctcagggttgttttgatttgcatttccatggtgattaaagatattgaacatttctttaggtgcttcttggcctttcaatattcctcagttaagaattcttagtttagctctgtatcccatttttaataggattatttgattctctgaagtctaacttcttgagttctttgtatatattggatattagccctctatctgatgtagtaTTAGTAAAGGTCTCTTTACAATCTGCTGGTTGCCATTTtttcctattgatagtgtcctttgccttgcagaagctttgcaattttgtgaggtcccatttatctattgttgatcttttaaagatgagaaaacaaagtattaaatCCATCACCATGTACAAACTACCTACATTActacttaaaattttgtttaacatagtttatatttctgtttattatagCAATAAGTTCTGAATTCAGAATATCAGCTATTTCCCTTGTacttcaaattattatttttgtgtatttgtgtgtgtgcatatttctgtatatgtgtttttgtaaGCTTGTCAGAATTATCTCTAAAACTAAGCCCTGAGTTCAGAGAGTTAAATATTCCACACCTTTGGAAGTACTTGCACAGCACACTGAAATGACTCCTTAAATGTTAGATGATTATGACAAAACTAAGAAGCAGTTGTGAATGGAAAAGTTCAGAAACACCCCTCATATTGAAACAATTTTAACATTGTATATTGTGAGCAAAGACATTCTTATTGCAAAAGTTAGCAGAATAAAGTTGGGGATGTCATTTTATCCATGTTAGTTTTGTGAAGATGGCTCCATTCTCTATAATTGTCAAAAGGGGAACTAATTAAATTACCAAGACCTTCTTTTGCCTTTTGACATAGTTCTATGAAGAGGAAGAGTATGTGGTAAAGTCTGGCATAATCAAGCCTTTCTATGTGGTGTGCTCTTAAAAATTATactgaactttttgttttgttttgttttttttgttttttgtttttatattagaTCAAGTGTGTATCATGGTAGCAACAGAGATACAGACATTGCTATTAATAGGTACTGGCAGATGTTACATTCTCATGTAGCTAAAAGGTGACTACACAACCGTTTGTCAAACAGTATCCTTTGCTGGACTGACGTTGCATCCTTAGTAATTTACATGATTAGGTTATAAATACTCTTTTGGTGGAATTATGACAATGGTACACTTATAATTATTTCACTGAAATTAGttcaaaacaaacataaacagaCATAAAAGAGATCTAATACTTTGGGGAAATTACCATACCATTCAAACATTCCCAATAGTTAAGGAAGAAGTTGTTGGATAAAGAAGTTGTTTAAGTATAGACCTGGATGACAAATATAATGATagaaattttcatatatgtaacACCTTCTTGATGCAGGCACTGCTGAGATGAGGGAGAGGAACAGTGTGGAAGGAAATCAAGTCAGAAGCAttcttttatgcttttgttttctttttaaaatttttggctTTGTACAAATGAAGGCAGGGGCTTTGTAAAATTGAAGAAGGACATATTGTGTAGTTCAATACTGTCCAGAGGTGGTAACCTGTAAATGTTGGTAATTGGAGAAATGTAGGTGAAAATAATGAATTCTTGTTTTAAGAATTTTGTGTGTATCTCCTAAAAGTATCAGAAGCTAGAGCCATAATGTCATGCAACCATAATTGTCAAACATGAGTTGATCAAGGATAACAACAATAAACATTTCAAAGTGGATGGGAAAAGGACCAcaagacttctctctctctctctctctctctctctctctctctctctctctctctctctctcacacacacacacacacacacacacacacacacacatggcaaagAAGGAATGTTAAGAGtgagagaaatagtctttcccagaaaagagcacaccaattggtagCCAACACCAAATGTCAGCCctgaaaaacatacaaacaagtaacattgtacagaCCGAGCAGGTTGTATCTAggaatgcatgtgcatatacattatacatacatgtatataaaaaaagccatggattttctttctttctttctttctttctttctttctttctttctttctttctttctttctttctttctttttttagttttcaaaacattaaaatagtttattacAGAGATCTGGCTCCTCTAAACCTATTTCTCACAGAACATTGAACATTTGTatagataatatttatataattttatttttcttggttattttatttatttaaatttcaaatgttatcccccttcccaggttCTCCTCCACATACCCCTtgttccttcccctctccccctgcctctatgagggtgcacccCAACCCACTgtgtcatcaagcctccacaggatgaAAGGGCTCGCCTTCCattgataaggccatcctctgctacatatggcaggtagagccatgagtccctccacgtgtactctttggttggtcatttaatccctgggagctttgcaggggtgtctggttggttaatattgttgttcttcctatggggttgcaaaccccttcagctacttcagtccttcattggggtccctgtatTCAGTCTGACTGGTTGGTTGTGTGTATCcatgactgtattagtcaggctgtggaagagcctctcaggggacagctataatctctagaggtagagggagggagggagggagggagggatgtagaagggagagggaaaattGGGGGCAGGATTAGATGCTGGGGAGACTGGAACAGGGAGAAGTACATagtgtcaggaaattgaatagaggtgtgtagcagtagAGGAcagggaactgggggtagccactagaaagtacCAGATGCCAGAGACcggagaggttcccaggacccaacatggataacattagctgaaatacccaacaaaagggagacagaacctgtagagatcatattCTGTAGACTCTTTCAGCTGGTTGTTGGGTCTTCTGGGGTGtggtcatgataggtccatttttttttttttttatgagcacttcatagcctcagtaatctTGTTAGGCCTTGATaattccccttgagctggatcccactttggaccttcttttcctcaggtttctctccatttccatcccctggttgaaggatggggccacccagccatttcaaaaatattaattcagaattgctcatgtcaaaaggaaatgcaggaactaagagtggagcagagactgaaggaaaggccatccagagactgccccacctagggaaccaccccatctgcagacaccaaaaccagacactattgcttatgccaagaagcacttgctgacaggaggcagTGGATTTTAAAAGGATTAAGAAGTGTTATAAGAGAGGTTTGGGGtaggtgaaatggaaggaaaaataatattataatattaaatataaaattaaaataaattaagaaacaagacatatttttaaactcACATTTCCACTGACCTATTATTAATACTTCTACCCAAAgcatgcatgtttttgttttaccaaCCTTACTATTGCTTTCCTGAAAAACACTGTGTTAGCAGTCACTACCCATCCTGGTTGTTTCTTTTCCAACTTGGTAAAACTAGATTTCTTTAGGATGAGGAactttagttgagaaaatgtagATACCCTGCAGGTTGAGtctatgaggcattttcttgcTTAATGATCATGGTGGGAGGGTCTGTCCACTATGAACAGTACCGCCACTGGCCAGGTGGTTCTCAGTTATTTAAGAATAGATGCCTAAAGCCATTTGGAAAAACTCCATATGTAATGTTttccccatggtctctgcttcaattcctacCTCTTGGACCCTGCCTAAAATTTCTGCACTGCTTTCCtttgaagatggaagaaagattACTGTTAAATTTCTTCCCAAATGGCGTTGATCACGGTCTTTATCACAGCATAGAAACTTAACTGTAGCACTCACTATTAAGGAAGGtatagaggaaaaaataaaatataagtcaaaTGGTCCACATCGTGAGAGGAGACTTGGATGAGAATCTGAATTACCCAGAACAGAAGGTTGTGACTGTAGAGCAGTTCAAGATCGGTCTGATCCATGGACACAAGTTATTCCGTGGGGAGACATGGCTAGCTTAGCGCTGCTCCAGAGGCAGTTTGATGTGGACATTCTTatctcaggacacacacacaaatttgaaGCATTTGATCATGAGAATAAATTCCACATCAACCCAGGGTCTGCCACCGGGGCCTATAATGCCTTGGAAACAAATATTATTCCATCATTTGTGCTGATTGACATCCAGACTTCTACTGTGGTCACTTATGTCTATCAGCTAATTGGAGATGACATCAAAGTAGAACGAATTGTGTATAAAAAGTCATaaagccaggctggtctccacCACTTATTTTTTCCTCATTTCATTGTTCAAATCAAATAATTAAACACTTAAGAGGCACACAATTATAtcacttttataatattttgcaCTAAAAAGTCTTCTCTGACAATACGTAGTTGCTCTAAAGCTTCTTGTAAACTGTTAAGAATATATTTAGTTTGCAGTATATGGTTTCTATAAGAAGTACCCCACCCCACAGTGCAGGGCCACGTTAGGAAGTTGTCCTTGTAAATGTCTTCCTAGTTGGCATTTGGACTTCATTACAAAA
The DNA window shown above is from Mus pahari chromosome 3, PAHARI_EIJ_v1.1, whole genome shotgun sequence and carries:
- the LOC110319325 gene encoding vacuolar protein sorting-associated protein 29-like, whose amino-acid sequence is MASLALLQRQFDVDILISGHTHKFEAFDHENKFHINPGSATGAYNALETNIIPSFVLIDIQTSTVVTYVYQLIGDDIKVERIVYKKS